GGTGAATCCCATGTTATAGATCTTGTTCAGGAACTAAATAAAGATGGTTACGAAAGCATAGTATTATCATTTACACATGGTCCTATGGTAGATAAGATGAAATCAATAGGGATAAAAACATATGTTATAGAAACTGAACGACCTTTTGATTTTACAAAATGGTGTAAGGTAAAAGAAATTTTAGAAGCAGAAAATATCGATATTGTTCATGCACATGGTACCAGGGCAAATTCTAATACCTATAACAGTGCTAAGCAATTAGGTATCCCTGTAGTTTATACAGTTCATGGGTGGTCATTTCATCCGGATCAGGGATTTTTTTTAAGAAATCTAAGGATACTAGGAGAAAAATATCTTGTAAATAGAGCAAACTTAACTATATGCGTATCGGATAATAACCTGAATGATGCTCGTAAGGAGTTCACAATGAATAGGACAAAAGTTATTAAATATGGTATAAATCTTGAAAAATTTAATCCGGAAAATGCCTTCGAGGATATAAGGAAGGAATTAGGTGTAGATGAGGGGACCGTTTTGGTAGGTTACGTAGTAAGAATGACCAAGCAGAAGGATCCGTTAACTTTAATAAAGGCAATTGCATTAATACCAGATAATTTAGATGTCAAGTTTTTATTTGTTGGTGATGGGGAGTTGAAAATAGATGCAATAAAATTGGCAAAGCAATTGAATGTTTATTCCAGGATAATATTTATGGACTTTCGTCAAGATGTACCTAATATTTTAAATGCAGTAGATATCTATTGTTTACCTTCCCTTTGGGAAGGGCTGCCAATTGGTATGTTAGAAGCAATGGCAATGAATAAAGCGGTAGTTGTTACTGCGATTGATGGTGCAAAAGAAGTCATAAGAAGTATGGAGAATGGAATACTTGTTCCTGTTCAGAATCCTGAAGAGTTAGCAGAGGCATTGATCTTATTGGTAAAGGATGCAGGCTTTAGGATGAAGATCGGTGAAAATGCTGGTAAAACCATATTGGATGACTTCAATGTATCAAAAATGACAAAACAAATAGAACAAGTTTATAATTCTATAATTAGTAATAATGCTTTTTAATTCCATTAGTTTTGCTATTTTTTTGCCCATTGTATTTTCTCTTTATTGGTTTGTTGCCAGAGGGAAGTTAAGGACTCAAAATATATTACTTCTGGTTTCTAGCTATTTCTTTTATGCATGTTGGGATTATCGCTTTTTGTTTTTGCTTCTATTTTCAACTTTTCTGGACTATTTTACCGGACTGAAAATTTCTGGATCTTCAAATAAAATCCAGAAAAAAATATGGCTGTGGATTAGTATTGGTATAAATTTGGGCTTTTTGGGGCTATTTAAATATTATAATTTTTTTGCTAGATCTTTTGCAGAAGGAGTCTCGAATTTGGGTTTTAATGTTGATCCGTGGACATTAAAGGTAATTTTGCCAATAGGTATTTCTTTTTATACATTTCATGGTTTGTCTTATGTGATAGATATTTATAAAAAAAGGATCAAGCCAGAAAGGGATTTTATCGACTATTCTTTATTTGTCAGTTTTTTTCCTTTACTCGTTGCTGGTCCGATTGAAAGAGCAACACATCTTTTGCCTCAAATTCAGAAAGAAAGAAAATTTGATTACTCAAAAGCTGTGGATGGCTTAAGACAAATCCTATGGGGCTTGTTTAAAAAGATCGTTATAGCAGATGGATGTGCAAATTATGCGAATATGATTTTTAATAATTCTTCAGAGTTTTCTGGGAGTACCTTAGTATTAGGAGCCATATTTTTTGCTTTTCAAATTTATTGTGATTTTTCTGGATATTCTGACATTGCTTTGGGAACTGCTCGATTATTCGGAATAGAATTATTAAGGAATTTTGCTTTTCCATATTTTTCAAGAGATATAGCAGAATTCTGGAGACGATGGCATATTTCTCTTTCTACATGGTTTAGGGATTATTTGTATATCCCATTGGGAGGTAGCAAAGGGGGAACGTGGATGAAAGTACGTAATACATTTATTATATTTCTTGTGAGTGGGTTCTGGCATGGTGCTAATTGGACATTTATTATATGGGGCTTTTTAAATGCACTATTTATTATGCCTTCAATCCTATTTGAAACAAATAGAAAGAATCTTGATATTGTTGCACAAGGAAAATATTTACCATCCATGAAAGAAGCTATCACTATGCTTTTTACTTTTAGTTTAACGCTTATTGCATGGATATTTTTCAGAGCACAGGATTTAAATCATGCAGTAAGTTATATTTATGGCATATTTTCTCCAACTATTTTCTCAGCGCCAAAAGTTGAGCCCTATTCTTTATTTCTTTTAATATTACTTTTTATGATTATAGAGTGGCTTGGGAGAGAACAGCAATATGCAATTGCTTCTTTTGGTATAAAGAGAAATAGATTATATAGGTGGGCATTTTATTTGGTGCTTATAATTATTATATTTTCTTTTTCAGGAGGAGAACAACAATTTATTTACTTCCAATTTTAATTTATGGAAAAGTTTATTAAGCAGTTATTTGCCTTTATCCTATTTACTTCCATCCCGTTTTTAATAGTGTTTTGTGGATATTTATATTTCGATCCATTTAAAGTTATTAATACTTATAATGATTACTCCTATCCATTTGTGATTCCTAATAGGGATTATGTTTCCACAGAAATGTTTATAAAGAATTATAAGAAGTATCACTATAATTCTTTCATTTTTGGAAGTTCAAGGACAATAGGATATAAACCTTCATCGTGGAAAGAATATCTTTCTAAAGATGATGTACCATTTTTATTCGATGCCTCTAAAGAATCTATTTATGGTATTTATACTAAATTAAGATATTTAGATTCGGTACATGTAAATATAGACAATGCTTTAATAATCATTTGCAGGGATGCTACTTTTATTGAAACTGGTAACTCATCAGGCCATCTTTATATCAAACACCCAGTTGTAACCCGTGAAAGTAGGTTTGATTTTCAAAATGAGTTTTTCAAAGCCTATGTGAATCCCAAATTTATTTTTGATTTCTATTTTTATAAACTTACAGGTACTTATAGACCTTTTATGGCCGGAGTGATTGAGAATAAAAGGATAAAATATGATACAATTAGCAATCAGTTGATATTTTTAGATCGTGAGATTGAAATCAATAATAATCCTAAGCACTATTATTTAGATAAAAAAGATGTTTTTTATACTAGATCGGGTGAAAAGACAGATTCCGTCAATAGAATTAAAAATGTTCATACTTTAATGTTGAATGAAATTGCCATGATATTGAAAAAGCATAAAACAAATTATAAAATAATTTTAAGCCCACTTTATGAACAAATAAAATTTTCCCCTGTAGATAAAAGAATTCTAACAAAAATATTTGGCACAAACTTATATGATTTTTCCGGGAAAAATCAATTTACTGAATCAAAAACTAACTATTATGAAAACAGTCACTATAGGCCTATAGTTGGAGATAGCATTCTGAAATTAATTTATCAAAAGAAACATTAAATGACTAATACTTAGCAGCACGTTATTGAATAGTTGTTTTTTTCGACTCGTGAATTGCATCTTCTGGTAATTTAGAATTGAAATTTTTGAAAAAGCGTTTTAATTCTTTTTTGATGCGTACGGAAAATGCATTTGATAGGCTTCCATCTCTTTGTAATGTTCTCGGTCCTGTCCAAACTCTCGCCTTATTGCTACGTACCTGCTTGATTTTTCCATATTTCATGAGGCCGAGGCACAATTGTCCATCGTCACCCCAAAAATTGGTTTCAATAAAGCCAATTTTTAGACCTAATTCTTTAACGTATCCCATACTTAATCCATAAGCATTAAAATAGGGCCTATTTAATTGTCTAAATTCAGAAATTATATCCTTCATTCTTTCTAGAATAAAAAGTTTCCATCTTGGAAAAAGAGGCTCACTAATAAAGGAATAGCGGCCATAAATACATGCTACACCATTTTTTTGCAAAATTTTTGTCATTTCACTTACCCAACAAGATGGATAGAAGCAGTCTGCATCCGCTAATAGAATATATTTTCCCCTTGCATTTTCTTGACCAAATTGCCTAGCAGGACCGCATCCTTGTTTTTTTTCAAAAAGACCTTTTATATGTAGCTTATCGATTGTTTCTTGAGTTTTATCTTTTGAATTATTGTTTACAACTATAATCTCTATCGGAAACTCAAATTCTGTTTTAGAAAGACTCGCAATACACTTTAAAATATTAATTTCTTCATTCCAAGCAGATATTAAGACCGTTACAAGAGGGGATTCCCCAATAATTCGATCTAAATCACTGTTTATTGTATCGAATACTTGTTGAGGTACTTCTTCCAGTTTATTATAACTAAAATCAAAATTATTAATCCATTTTGGATTGCTAAATAAATTCATGTATTTTATATATCAAAGAAGTACAAATTACATAATAAAAACTGAAAAATCCTAGTTAGCTAATATTCATAATGCATGAATTAAATTATCAATATATAAGTCAATTCGTTTTTGGAGAAAACTTTTTTGTAAATTTAATATGTCTTAATTAGTATTCTATATAATACTCCCCAAATATTGGACAGCTGATTAAATTCATAAATTTAACAGTTGAAAATGAAAAAAGAGCGTAGAAAATTCAGTTCTGTTTTCAAGACCAAAGTGGTGCTTGAAGCAATTAAGGAAAGTAGTACCATGCAAGAACTTGCGTCCAAATACAGTCTCCATCCCACACAGATCACCGCGTGGAAGCGTGAATTTCTTGAGAAAGCCGATACGGTGTTTGGTTCAGAGAAACCAGATGAAAAGGAAGAATCTAAAGAGAAGGAACTGTACTCCAAGATTGGCGAACTTCAGATCCAGGTTGATTTCCTAAAAAAAGTCTTGGGGAAATGAGTATGATTGAAAGGCGTAGCCTTATTTCCCCGGAGCACCAGGCGCTGAGTATTGCCAGTCAGTGCAAGCTACTGAACTTGCAGCGCAGCTGCTATTATTTCAAGCCTAAAGGCGAGTCGCTGTTCAACCAGTCGATAATGAATTTGATTGACCGTAAGTTTCTTGACTGCCCGTTTTACGGCGTGGACCGGATGACTGCGTATCTTAACAAAGATTTGGGATGTCATGTGAATAACAAGCGTATACGTCGTCTTTATCGTGTGATGAACCTGCGGACAATTTATCCTAAAAAGAACCTGAGCAAGGCTAATGCGGCACACCATAAATATCCATATTTGCTGAAAGGCTTGAAAATAGATCGGCCGGGCCAGGTTTGGCAGGCTGATATCACTTATATTCCCATGTTCAGAGGCTTCATGTATATGTTTGCCATTATTGATGTGTACAGCCGAAAGATTGTCGGATGGAGCATTTCAAATACCATGACCGTAGAATGGTGCAGAGATGTACTGCTTGAAACCATTGAAGAACATGGTACACCTGGTATATTTAATACGGATCAAGGCTCACAGTTCACCAGTCCGATCTTCACTAAAGCACTTAAAGACAGTAATGTAAGTATATCTATGGATGGCAAGGGAAGAGCCTTGGATAATGTGTTCATTGAGCGATTCTGGAGATCTTTGAAACAGGAGTATATTTATCTTAACCCACCTAACGGTGGTATGGAATTATTCCAGGGTATAAAACGGTATGTGGAATTTTATAACAATGAACGAAGGCATCGGTCAATGGACGATCTTACGCCAAATGAGGTATTCTATCAAAATAATAAAAAAGTGTCCTAAATAATCTTAAGTTTGACCTATAGCTGTCCAGCAAACCGGGAGTACTTCACTAAATGCATTGTAATTGATTATTATTCCAAATTCTTGCCTATCTTTAATTCTGATTAAAGACAATGAATAGGAGAACTACTATAAAGAGTATTTTGGCAGTAGGTATATTAGGTACTTCTACATTTTCTATTTTTAAATGGAGTAGTTTTAGGAAAAGAACGGATTTGTTTTTTTTAACAACCCAAAGGAGATTAATCGAAGAGTTATCCGAAATGATTATTCCCAGAACAGAAGCGCCAGGGGCTAAAGATGCTAATGTTGCAGATTTTATATTACAAACTGTTTTGTATTGTTTGGATATTCATGAACAAAATAATTTTATTTCTGGACTTCAGGATTTAGAAGATTATAGTATAGAAAATTATAAATCCTCCTTTTTAGATTGTAGTATTATGAATAAAAATAAAATTTTAAAGCATTTTGAAAATAGAGATGTATATTCTTATCATATCTTAAATAAGGTTAGAAATAGACTGTTTGGAAGATCTTTTTTTGCTCAATTAAAAGAATTCGTAATCGTGGGGTACTGTACCTCAGAAATAGGTGCTACAAAAGGACTGGCGTATGATTACATACCGGGGAATTACGAAGCTTGTATTTCAATCCAGCCTCATCAAAAATCCTGGGCTACAAAATAAACAGAACTTTATGAACATTAATAATAAATCAAAAAAGCAGAATACGTATGATGCAATTGTAATTGGTTCAGGTATTAGTGGAGGTTGGGCTGCAATGGAATTATGTAAAAAGGGACTGAAAACACTATTACTAGAGCGTGGCAGAGATGTTCAACATATAAAAGATTATCCAACAGCTAATCTTAATCCTTGGGATTTTGAATTTAGAATGCAAAATACTAGAAAAGATGGGGAGGAAGATCCAGTACAAAGTAAAGCTTATTATGCAGGAGATAAACATTTTTATGTAAGAGATAAAGAGCATCCTTATATACAGGAGAAACCGTTTAATTGGTTCAGGGGGTATCAAGTGGGGGGGAAATCCTTATTGTGGGGTAGGCAATGTTATCGCTTAAGCGATTTAGATTTTGAAGCTAATTTCAAGGAGAATGTAGGTGTAGACTGGCCAATACGTTATAAAGATTTAGCACCTTGGTATGATTATGTTGAATCTTATATAGGGGTTAGCGGACAAAAAGAAAATTTACCACATTTGCCAGACGGCATTTTTTTACCACCAATGCAATTAAACTGTATTGAGAACCATTTAGCTGCATCTATAAAAAAAAATGAACAAAACAGGTTGTTGACTATAGCTAGAGTGGCCAATTTAACAAAGGGCTGGGATAATCGGGGACCGTGCATGAATCGGAACTTATGTACCAGAGGTTGCCCTTTTGGTGGTTATTTTAGTAGTAATAGTTCAACTATTCCAACTGCTTTTGCAACTGGAAGTCTTACATTAAGACCTTTTTCTATTGTAACAGAGATTATTTATAATGATCAGCTACAAAAAGCTGATGGAGTGCGTGTCATTGATACAAACACCCATGAAACAGTGGAGTTTTTTTCCAAAATAATTTTTGTAAATGCTTCAACTATCCCTACAACATCAATCCTTTTGAACTCAAAATCAGATCGTTTTCCTAATGGGTTAGGTAATGACAGTGGACAGCTAGGCCATAATTTAATGGATCATCATTCCTCTGCAGGAGCATCTGGTGTTCATGAAGGTTTTTTGGATAGTTATTATAAGGGTAGAAGACCTTGTGGTTTTTTAATTCCAAGATATAGAAATCTAAGTG
This is a stretch of genomic DNA from Candidatus Pedobacter colombiensis. It encodes these proteins:
- a CDS encoding glycosyltransferase family 4 protein, which codes for MDKNKKIKILQTIRQGKIGGGESHVIDLVQELNKDGYESIVLSFTHGPMVDKMKSIGIKTYVIETERPFDFTKWCKVKEILEAENIDIVHAHGTRANSNTYNSAKQLGIPVVYTVHGWSFHPDQGFFLRNLRILGEKYLVNRANLTICVSDNNLNDARKEFTMNRTKVIKYGINLEKFNPENAFEDIRKELGVDEGTVLVGYVVRMTKQKDPLTLIKAIALIPDNLDVKFLFVGDGELKIDAIKLAKQLNVYSRIIFMDFRQDVPNILNAVDIYCLPSLWEGLPIGMLEAMAMNKAVVVTAIDGAKEVIRSMENGILVPVQNPEELAEALILLVKDAGFRMKIGENAGKTILDDFNVSKMTKQIEQVYNSIISNNAF
- a CDS encoding MBOAT family protein, coding for MLFNSISFAIFLPIVFSLYWFVARGKLRTQNILLLVSSYFFYACWDYRFLFLLLFSTFLDYFTGLKISGSSNKIQKKIWLWISIGINLGFLGLFKYYNFFARSFAEGVSNLGFNVDPWTLKVILPIGISFYTFHGLSYVIDIYKKRIKPERDFIDYSLFVSFFPLLVAGPIERATHLLPQIQKERKFDYSKAVDGLRQILWGLFKKIVIADGCANYANMIFNNSSEFSGSTLVLGAIFFAFQIYCDFSGYSDIALGTARLFGIELLRNFAFPYFSRDIAEFWRRWHISLSTWFRDYLYIPLGGSKGGTWMKVRNTFIIFLVSGFWHGANWTFIIWGFLNALFIMPSILFETNRKNLDIVAQGKYLPSMKEAITMLFTFSLTLIAWIFFRAQDLNHAVSYIYGIFSPTIFSAPKVEPYSLFLLILLFMIIEWLGREQQYAIASFGIKRNRLYRWAFYLVLIIIIFSFSGGEQQFIYFQF
- a CDS encoding glycosyltransferase family 2 protein, with protein sequence MNLFSNPKWINNFDFSYNKLEEVPQQVFDTINSDLDRIIGESPLVTVLISAWNEEINILKCIASLSKTEFEFPIEIIVVNNNSKDKTQETIDKLHIKGLFEKKQGCGPARQFGQENARGKYILLADADCFYPSCWVSEMTKILQKNGVACIYGRYSFISEPLFPRWKLFILERMKDIISEFRQLNRPYFNAYGLSMGYVKELGLKIGFIETNFWGDDGQLCLGLMKYGKIKQVRSNKARVWTGPRTLQRDGSLSNAFSVRIKKELKRFFKNFNSKLPEDAIHESKKTTIQ
- a CDS encoding transposase produces the protein MKKERRKFSSVFKTKVVLEAIKESSTMQELASKYSLHPTQITAWKREFLEKADTVFGSEKPDEKEESKEKELYSKIGELQIQVDFLKKVLGK
- a CDS encoding IS3 family transposase, translated to MSMIERRSLISPEHQALSIASQCKLLNLQRSCYYFKPKGESLFNQSIMNLIDRKFLDCPFYGVDRMTAYLNKDLGCHVNNKRIRRLYRVMNLRTIYPKKNLSKANAAHHKYPYLLKGLKIDRPGQVWQADITYIPMFRGFMYMFAIIDVYSRKIVGWSISNTMTVEWCRDVLLETIEEHGTPGIFNTDQGSQFTSPIFTKALKDSNVSISMDGKGRALDNVFIERFWRSLKQEYIYLNPPNGGMELFQGIKRYVEFYNNERRHRSMDDLTPNEVFYQNNKKVS
- a CDS encoding gluconate 2-dehydrogenase subunit 3 family protein, producing the protein MNRRTTIKSILAVGILGTSTFSIFKWSSFRKRTDLFFLTTQRRLIEELSEMIIPRTEAPGAKDANVADFILQTVLYCLDIHEQNNFISGLQDLEDYSIENYKSSFLDCSIMNKNKILKHFENRDVYSYHILNKVRNRLFGRSFFAQLKEFVIVGYCTSEIGATKGLAYDYIPGNYEACISIQPHQKSWATK
- a CDS encoding GMC family oxidoreductase, giving the protein MNINNKSKKQNTYDAIVIGSGISGGWAAMELCKKGLKTLLLERGRDVQHIKDYPTANLNPWDFEFRMQNTRKDGEEDPVQSKAYYAGDKHFYVRDKEHPYIQEKPFNWFRGYQVGGKSLLWGRQCYRLSDLDFEANFKENVGVDWPIRYKDLAPWYDYVESYIGVSGQKENLPHLPDGIFLPPMQLNCIENHLAASIKKNEQNRLLTIARVANLTKGWDNRGPCMNRNLCTRGCPFGGYFSSNSSTIPTAFATGSLTLRPFSIVTEIIYNDQLQKADGVRVIDTNTHETVEFFSKIIFVNASTIPTTSILLNSKSDRFPNGLGNDSGQLGHNLMDHHSSAGASGVHEGFLDSYYKGRRPCGFLIPRYRNLSEKEKNDFKRGYNIQGGGERQGYSDRINIGGFGKDFKTQLITPGNWTVWMAGWGECLPYFDNQISLDSEQKDQWGLPLVKIDFSFRDNENKMMKDIQETSLEMLENAGFKASSFNYNKPGGSTVHEMGTARMGLDVKTSILNRFNQIHSVKNVFVTDGSSMASSGCQNPSLTYMALTARACNFAFEKLKSGEL